In the Acidovorax sp. A79 genome, one interval contains:
- the uvrB gene encoding excinuclease ABC subunit UvrB: protein MPDITQVITEKQDGEFVRFPDSPFELFQPYPPAGDQPEAINKLVDGLRDGEAFQTLLGVTGSGKTFTMANVIARMGRPAIVFAPNKTLAAQLYSEFREFFPKNAVEYFVSYYDYYQPEAYVPQRDLFIEKDSAINEHIEQMRLSCTKSLMERTDVVIVATVSAIYGIGEPESYHRMVMTLRTGDKLGQRDVIAQLIRMQYQRNEADFSRGKFRVRGDTIDVFPAEHSELAIRIELFDDEVESLQLFDPLTGRVKQKIPRFTVYPSSHYVTPRDKVLAAVETIKLELAERLKQLLADGKLVEAQRLEQRTRFDLEMLSEVGHCKGIENYTRHLSGAAPGDPPSTLTDYMPKDALMFLDESHQMIGQLNAMYSGDRSRKTTLVEYGFRLPSALDNRPLKFEEFEQRMRQVIFVTATPADYERTHSGQIVDQVVRPTGLVDPEVEVRPATHQVDDVLQEIRIRVEKRERVLITTLTKRMAEQLTDYLTDNGVKVRYLHSDVDTVERVEIIRDLRLGAFDVLVGINLLREGLDIPEVSLVAILDADKEGFLRAERSLIQTIGRAARNLNGRAILYADRITDSMKKAMGETERRRIKQIAHNEAHGITPRSIVKRVRDLIDGVYSEKAGKDAERLEQEAMQRAKVEDMSEKDVAREIKRLEKLMLEHARNLEFEQAARVRDQLTRLKDQAFGAHGSDSVAL from the coding sequence ATGCCGGATATCACACAGGTCATAACGGAAAAGCAAGACGGCGAATTCGTCCGTTTCCCCGATTCCCCCTTTGAATTGTTCCAGCCCTATCCGCCGGCGGGAGACCAGCCGGAGGCCATCAACAAGCTGGTGGACGGACTGCGCGATGGCGAGGCCTTCCAGACCCTGCTCGGGGTGACGGGCTCGGGCAAGACCTTCACCATGGCCAACGTCATTGCCCGCATGGGGCGCCCGGCCATCGTGTTCGCGCCCAACAAGACCTTGGCCGCGCAGCTGTACAGCGAGTTCCGCGAGTTCTTCCCCAAGAACGCCGTGGAGTACTTCGTGAGCTACTACGACTACTACCAGCCCGAGGCCTATGTGCCCCAGCGCGACCTGTTCATCGAGAAGGACAGCGCCATCAACGAGCACATCGAGCAGATGCGCCTGTCGTGCACCAAGAGCCTGATGGAGCGAACCGACGTGGTCATCGTGGCCACGGTGTCGGCCATCTATGGCATCGGCGAACCCGAGAGCTATCACCGCATGGTGATGACGCTGCGCACCGGCGACAAGCTGGGCCAGCGCGACGTGATCGCCCAGCTGATCCGCATGCAGTACCAGCGCAACGAGGCGGACTTTTCACGCGGCAAGTTCCGCGTGCGGGGCGACACCATCGACGTGTTCCCGGCCGAGCATTCGGAGCTGGCCATCCGCATCGAGCTGTTCGATGACGAAGTGGAGAGCCTGCAGCTGTTCGATCCGCTCACGGGCCGCGTCAAGCAGAAGATCCCGCGCTTCACGGTCTACCCGAGCAGCCACTACGTGACGCCGCGCGACAAGGTGCTGGCCGCCGTGGAGACCATCAAGCTCGAACTGGCCGAGCGCCTCAAGCAGTTGCTGGCCGACGGCAAGCTGGTGGAGGCGCAGCGCCTGGAGCAGCGCACGCGCTTCGACCTGGAGATGCTCAGCGAAGTAGGGCACTGCAAGGGCATCGAGAACTACACGCGCCACCTGTCGGGCGCCGCGCCGGGCGACCCGCCGAGCACGCTGACCGACTACATGCCCAAGGACGCGCTGATGTTCCTGGACGAGAGCCACCAGATGATCGGCCAGCTCAATGCCATGTACAGCGGCGACCGCTCGCGCAAGACCACGCTGGTGGAGTACGGCTTTCGCCTGCCGTCGGCGCTGGACAACCGCCCGCTCAAGTTCGAGGAGTTCGAGCAGCGCATGCGGCAGGTGATCTTTGTCACCGCCACGCCGGCAGACTACGAGCGCACCCATTCCGGCCAGATCGTCGACCAGGTGGTGCGGCCCACCGGCCTGGTGGATCCCGAAGTGGAGGTGCGGCCCGCCACCCATCAGGTGGATGATGTGCTTCAGGAAATACGCATTCGCGTGGAAAAGCGCGAACGTGTACTCATTACCACGTTGACCAAGCGCATGGCGGAGCAGCTCACCGACTACCTGACGGACAACGGTGTGAAGGTCCGCTACCTGCACAGCGACGTGGACACGGTCGAGCGCGTGGAGATCATCCGCGACCTGCGCCTGGGCGCGTTTGACGTGCTGGTGGGGATCAACCTGCTGCGCGAGGGGCTCGACATTCCCGAAGTGTCCCTCGTGGCCATCCTGGATGCCGACAAGGAGGGCTTCCTGCGGGCCGAGCGCAGCCTCATCCAGACCATTGGCCGCGCGGCGCGGAATCTGAACGGGCGGGCCATCCTCTATGCCGACCGCATCACCGATTCCATGAAAAAAGCCATGGGCGAGACGGAACGCCGCCGCATCAAACAGATCGCACACAACGAGGCCCACGGAATCACTCCGCGCAGCATTGTCAAGCGGGTAAGAGACCTGATTGACGGCGTCTACAGCGAGAAAGCCGGCAAGGACGCCGAGCGGCTGGAGCAGGAAGCCATGCAGCGCGCCAAGGTGGAGGACATGTCCGAAAAGGATGTGGCGCGCGAAATCAAGCGGCTCGAAAAGCTCATGCTCGAGCATGCGCGCAACCTGGAATTCGAGCAGGCTGCCCGGGTGCGCGACCAGCTCACGCGTCTCAAGGACCAGGCATTTGGCGCGCATGGCAGCGATTCGGTGGCCTTGTGA
- the iscR gene encoding Fe-S cluster assembly transcriptional regulator IscR has protein sequence MRLTTKGRFAVTAMIDLALRQNNGPVTLAAISQRQQISLSYLEQLFGKLRRHELVESTRGPGGGYTLARKAGDITVADIIVSVDEPIDATQCGGKENCLGEAGRCMTHELWASLNQRMVEFLDSVTLQKLVDEQLAKGVQIEDKPVVRRAISTTPVVKPIRVNAPNSVFALGNVFAKS, from the coding sequence ATGCGTCTCACAACCAAAGGCCGGTTTGCGGTCACCGCCATGATTGACCTGGCCCTGCGCCAGAACAATGGTCCCGTCACGCTGGCCGCGATCAGCCAGCGCCAGCAGATTTCGCTGTCGTACCTGGAGCAGCTTTTTGGCAAGCTGCGCCGCCACGAACTGGTCGAGTCTACCCGTGGTCCTGGCGGCGGCTACACGTTGGCCCGCAAGGCAGGCGATATCACGGTGGCGGACATCATCGTTTCGGTGGACGAACCCATTGATGCCACGCAATGCGGCGGCAAGGAAAATTGCCTGGGCGAAGCGGGCCGCTGCATGACGCACGAGCTGTGGGCATCGCTCAACCAGCGCATGGTGGAGTTCCTCGATTCCGTCACGCTGCAAAAGCTGGTGGATGAACAGCTGGCCAAGGGCGTGCAGATCGAAGACAAGCCGGTGGTGCGCCGGGCGATTTCGACGACCCCGGTGGTCAAGCCCATCCGTGTCAACGCGCCCAATTCGGTGTTCGCACTGGGCAACGTCTTCGCGAAATCCTGA
- a CDS encoding IscS subfamily cysteine desulfurase: MDMTPHFPIYLDYGATTPVDPRVVDAMIPWLREHFGNPASRSHAWGWEAEEAVEKARVQVADLIGADPREIVWTSGATESINLALKGAAQFYKGKGKHLITLKTEHKAVLDTMRELERQGFEATYLDVQEDGLVNMDALKAAIRPDTVLISILFVNNEIGVIQDIPAIGALCREKGILLHVDAAQATGRVEIDMNTLPVDLMSMTAHKTYGPKGVGALYVRRKPRVRLEAQMHGGGHERGMRSGTLPTHQIVGMGEAFRIAKEEMAESNAKAHALQQRLLDGLKDIEQVFINGSMERRVPQNLNMSFNFVEGESLIMGIKGLAVSSGSACTSASLEPSYVLRALGRSDELAHSSLRMTIGRFTTEEEIDYAISTIRENVARLRELSPLWEMYKDGIDISTIQWAAH; this comes from the coding sequence ATGGACATGACCCCGCACTTCCCCATCTATCTCGACTACGGCGCCACGACCCCGGTGGACCCCCGCGTGGTGGACGCCATGATTCCCTGGTTGCGCGAGCACTTCGGCAACCCGGCATCGCGCAGCCACGCCTGGGGCTGGGAGGCGGAGGAAGCTGTCGAGAAGGCGCGCGTGCAGGTGGCGGATCTGATTGGCGCGGATCCGCGTGAAATCGTCTGGACCAGCGGCGCCACGGAGTCCATCAACCTGGCCTTGAAGGGCGCCGCGCAGTTCTACAAGGGCAAGGGCAAGCACCTCATCACGCTCAAGACCGAGCACAAGGCCGTGCTGGACACCATGCGCGAGCTGGAGCGCCAGGGCTTCGAGGCCACCTACCTGGACGTCCAGGAAGACGGCCTGGTCAATATGGACGCCCTGAAGGCCGCCATCCGCCCCGACACCGTGCTGATCAGCATCCTGTTCGTGAACAACGAGATCGGGGTGATCCAGGACATTCCCGCCATTGGCGCGCTGTGCCGGGAAAAGGGCATCCTGCTGCACGTGGATGCCGCGCAGGCCACGGGCCGCGTCGAGATCGACATGAACACCCTGCCCGTCGACTTGATGAGCATGACCGCGCACAAGACCTACGGCCCCAAGGGCGTGGGCGCGCTGTATGTGCGCCGCAAGCCCCGCGTTCGGCTGGAAGCGCAGATGCACGGCGGCGGCCACGAGCGCGGCATGCGCTCGGGCACCTTGCCCACGCACCAGATCGTGGGCATGGGCGAGGCCTTCCGCATCGCCAAGGAAGAAATGGCCGAGTCCAACGCCAAGGCGCACGCGCTGCAGCAGCGTCTGCTCGATGGCCTGAAGGACATCGAGCAGGTGTTCATCAACGGCAGCATGGAGCGCCGCGTGCCGCAGAACCTGAACATGAGCTTCAACTTCGTGGAAGGTGAATCGCTCATCATGGGCATCAAGGGCCTGGCCGTGTCGTCGGGTTCGGCCTGCACGTCCGCCAGCCTGGAGCCCAGCTATGTGCTGCGCGCCCTGGGCCGCAGCGACGAACTGGCGCACAGCAGCCTGCGCATGACCATTGGCCGCTTCACGACCGAGGAAGAGATCGACTACGCGATCTCCACCATCCGCGAGAACGTGGCCCGCCTGCGTGAGCTGAGCCCGCTGTGGGAGATGTACAAGGACGGCATCGACATCAGCACCATCCAGTGGGCTGCGCACTGA
- the iscU gene encoding Fe-S cluster assembly scaffold IscU: MAYSDKVVDHYENPRNVGSFDKGDDSVGTGMVGAPACGDVMKLQIKVNPETGVIEDARFKTYGCGSAIASSSLVTEWVKGKTLDEAAALKNSEIAEELALPPVKIHCSILAEDAIKAAVLDYKTKHAAAATAA; this comes from the coding sequence ATGGCTTACTCAGACAAAGTGGTTGACCATTACGAAAACCCCCGCAACGTGGGTTCGTTCGACAAGGGCGACGATTCGGTGGGCACCGGCATGGTGGGTGCGCCTGCCTGCGGCGACGTGATGAAGCTGCAGATCAAGGTGAACCCCGAAACCGGCGTGATCGAAGATGCGCGTTTCAAGACCTACGGTTGCGGCTCCGCCATTGCCTCCTCGTCGCTGGTGACCGAATGGGTCAAGGGCAAGACGCTGGATGAAGCAGCGGCGCTGAAAAACAGCGAGATCGCCGAGGAGCTGGCCCTGCCGCCCGTCAAGATCCACTGCTCCATCCTGGCGGAAGACGCCATCAAGGCCGCCGTGCTCGACTACAAGACCAAGCACGCGGCAGCCGCCACCGCTGCTTGA
- the iscA gene encoding iron-sulfur cluster assembly protein IscA — MAITLTEAAARHVNRYLARRGKGLGVRLGVKTTGCSGLAYKLEYVDDSEPEDIVFENHGVKVLIDPKSLAYIDGTELDFVREGLNEGFKFNNPNERDRCGCGESFRV, encoded by the coding sequence ATGGCCATTACGCTGACAGAAGCCGCTGCCCGGCACGTCAACCGCTATCTTGCCCGGCGCGGCAAGGGGCTGGGGGTGCGCCTGGGTGTCAAGACGACCGGCTGTTCGGGGCTTGCCTACAAGCTGGAGTATGTGGACGATTCCGAGCCCGAAGACATCGTGTTTGAAAACCACGGCGTCAAGGTGCTGATCGATCCCAAGAGCCTGGCCTATATCGACGGTACCGAACTCGACTTCGTGCGCGAAGGCCTCAATGAAGGCTTCAAGTTCAACAACCCCAACGAGCGGGACCGCTGCGGTTGCGGAGAGAGCTTCCGCGTTTGA
- the hscB gene encoding Fe-S protein assembly co-chaperone HscB has translation MNLQSDDFELFGLERRFAQDRGAIDARWKELQREAHPDKFAAQGAAAQRVAMQWSVRINEAYQRLKDPQRRAAYLCELHGAPIRAEDNTAMPAAFLMQQMEWREALEDARAESELDALEDGVAQARRAALAQCEQLIDQQQDYAGAARQVRALMFIARFADDIERRREQLGQ, from the coding sequence ATGAACCTGCAATCCGACGACTTTGAACTGTTTGGCCTCGAGCGCCGTTTCGCGCAGGACCGTGGCGCCATCGATGCGCGCTGGAAAGAGCTGCAGCGCGAAGCACATCCCGACAAGTTCGCGGCGCAGGGCGCGGCCGCGCAGCGCGTGGCCATGCAATGGTCGGTGCGCATCAACGAGGCCTACCAGCGCCTGAAGGATCCCCAGCGCCGCGCCGCCTACCTGTGCGAGCTGCACGGGGCCCCGATCCGCGCCGAGGACAACACGGCCATGCCGGCGGCGTTCCTCATGCAGCAGATGGAGTGGCGCGAGGCGCTGGAAGATGCCCGCGCCGAGAGCGAACTCGATGCGCTCGAGGATGGCGTCGCCCAGGCCCGCCGTGCCGCGCTGGCGCAGTGCGAGCAACTCATCGACCAGCAGCAGGACTACGCGGGTGCCGCCCGGCAGGTCAGAGCCCTCATGTTCATTGCGCGATTTGCGGACGACATTGAACGCCGCCGAGAGCAACTGGGACAATAG
- the hscA gene encoding Fe-S protein assembly chaperone HscA — translation MALLQISEPGQSPDPHQRRIAVGIDLGTTHSLVAAVRNGVSECLPDAQGRVLLPSVVRYLEKGGRQIGYDAVAAQAQDARNTIASAKRFMGRGLKDVAEAGKLPYDFVPASEAGEQGMVSLATVDGNKSPVEVSAEILATLRYRAEDTFNDDLYGAVITVPAYFDDAQRQATKDAAKLAGIHLLRLINEPTAAAIAYGLDNASEGVYAVYDLGGGTFDISILRLTQGVFEVIATGGDSALGGDDYDAALADWVLQQLGLQAVTPADKSAVRMAARACKEALTAIDSVAFSAHLSSGGVHFDVKKSDFEAITAELTARSMAAVRRALRDAHLGRDEVKGVVMVGGSTRMPQVRQAVAAFFGKEPLTNLNPDEVVALGAAIQANQLAGNNTAGDLLLLDVIPLSLGIETMGGLVERIVARNETIPTAKAQDFTTYKDGQTALAVHVVQGERDLVQDCRSLARFELRGIPPMAAGAARIRVTFTVDADGLLSVSAREQGSGVEARIDVKPSYGLSDDQIARMLQDGFATAAQDMKARAVVEARVDADRMLIATQSALDADGDVLSTRERAEIDALMVALRHQRDAQDAAVIEAATDALAKGTEAFAAQRMNRGIQQALAGKNVQTL, via the coding sequence ATGGCGCTTCTGCAGATTTCCGAACCCGGCCAATCCCCCGATCCGCACCAGCGGCGCATTGCCGTCGGCATTGACCTGGGCACCACCCACTCCCTGGTCGCCGCCGTGCGCAATGGCGTGTCCGAATGCCTGCCCGATGCGCAGGGCAGGGTGCTGTTGCCCTCGGTCGTGCGGTACCTGGAAAAGGGTGGACGCCAGATCGGATACGACGCCGTGGCCGCGCAGGCCCAGGATGCGCGCAACACCATCGCCTCGGCCAAGCGCTTCATGGGGCGGGGCCTGAAAGACGTGGCGGAGGCGGGCAAGCTGCCCTACGACTTTGTTCCCGCCAGCGAGGCGGGGGAGCAGGGCATGGTCAGCCTCGCGACGGTGGACGGCAACAAGTCGCCCGTCGAGGTCAGTGCCGAAATCCTGGCGACGCTGCGCTACCGGGCCGAGGACACCTTCAATGACGACCTCTACGGTGCCGTCATCACCGTGCCCGCCTACTTCGACGACGCCCAGCGGCAGGCCACCAAGGACGCGGCCAAGCTGGCGGGCATCCACCTGCTGCGCCTCATCAACGAGCCGACGGCCGCAGCCATTGCCTACGGCCTGGACAATGCGAGCGAGGGGGTCTACGCGGTGTACGACCTGGGCGGCGGCACCTTCGACATCTCCATCCTGCGCCTGACGCAGGGCGTGTTCGAGGTCATCGCCACGGGCGGCGATTCCGCGCTGGGCGGCGACGACTACGATGCGGCCCTGGCGGACTGGGTGCTGCAGCAACTGGGCCTTCAGGCCGTCACCCCGGCGGACAAGTCGGCGGTGCGCATGGCGGCACGCGCCTGCAAGGAAGCCTTGACTGCTATAGATTCAGTAGCATTCAGCGCACATCTGTCAAGCGGTGGCGTGCATTTCGATGTCAAGAAATCGGACTTCGAGGCCATCACGGCCGAACTGACCGCGCGCTCCATGGCGGCGGTGCGCCGCGCGCTGCGGGACGCCCATCTGGGGCGTGACGAGGTGAAGGGCGTGGTGATGGTGGGCGGCTCCACCCGCATGCCGCAGGTGCGGCAGGCGGTGGCCGCCTTCTTTGGCAAGGAGCCACTGACCAACCTCAACCCCGACGAAGTCGTTGCGCTGGGTGCCGCCATCCAGGCCAACCAGCTGGCGGGCAACAACACGGCGGGCGACCTGCTGCTGCTGGACGTGATTCCGCTGTCGCTGGGCATCGAAACCATGGGAGGCCTCGTGGAGCGCATCGTCGCGCGCAACGAGACCATTCCCACCGCCAAGGCGCAGGACTTCACCACCTACAAGGACGGCCAGACAGCGCTGGCGGTGCATGTGGTGCAGGGCGAGCGCGACCTGGTGCAGGACTGCCGCAGCCTCGCGCGCTTCGAGCTGCGCGGTATTCCGCCCATGGCCGCGGGCGCGGCGCGCATCCGCGTGACCTTCACCGTCGATGCCGACGGCCTGCTGAGCGTGAGCGCCAGGGAGCAGGGCAGTGGCGTGGAGGCTCGCATCGACGTGAAGCCCTCCTATGGCCTGTCGGACGACCAGATTGCGCGCATGCTGCAGGACGGCTTTGCCACGGCTGCCCAGGACATGAAGGCCCGCGCGGTGGTCGAGGCCCGCGTGGACGCGGACCGCATGCTGATCGCCACCCAGAGTGCCCTCGATGCCGACGGCGATGTCCTCTCCACCCGGGAGCGCGCCGAGATCGATGCGCTGATGGTGGCATTGCGCCACCAGCGGGATGCGCAGGATGCCGCCGTCATCGAAGCCGCCACCGATGCACTGGCCAAGGGCACGGAAGCCTTCGCCGCGCAGCGCATGAACCGTGGCATCCAGCAGGCGCTGGCTGGCAAGAACGTGCAGACCTTGTAA
- the fdx gene encoding ISC system 2Fe-2S type ferredoxin, with the protein MPVIKILPHPEYCPQGAEITAPAGTSICEALLDNHINIEHACDMSCACTTCHVIVRQGLNSLNEAEEEEEDLLDRAWGLEPQSRLSCQAILAQTDLTVEIPKYTINHAKENH; encoded by the coding sequence ATGCCCGTCATCAAGATCCTTCCCCATCCCGAATACTGTCCCCAGGGGGCCGAAATCACCGCGCCCGCCGGCACGTCGATCTGCGAAGCCCTGCTCGACAACCACATCAACATCGAGCACGCCTGCGACATGAGCTGTGCCTGCACCACCTGCCACGTCATCGTGCGCCAGGGGCTGAACTCGCTCAACGAGGCCGAGGAAGAGGAAGAAGACCTGCTCGACCGCGCCTGGGGCCTGGAGCCACAATCGCGCCTGTCGTGCCAGGCCATCCTGGCGCAAACCGATCTGACCGTGGAAATTCCCAAGTACACGATCAACCATGCCAAGGAGAACCACTAG
- the dnaQ gene encoding DNA polymerase III subunit epsilon — protein sequence MTRQIVLDTETTGLSADSGDRIIELGCVELLNRKLTGNNLHLYFNPGRDSHEDALKVHGISNEFLKDKPRFAEVADEILQYLQGAEIIIHNAAFDVGFLNKELELTGRPGFRTYVESVTDTLAMAKEMYPGKRNSLDALCDRLGVDNSGRTLHGALLDAELLADVYINLTRGQDALLIADDAQEGSDGLKVAAIDLRLLSLPVLRASEQEQTAHAEVLAQIDKASGGKTIWRTVQAA from the coding sequence ATGACCCGCCAGATCGTTCTCGACACCGAAACCACCGGCCTTTCGGCCGACAGCGGGGACCGCATCATTGAACTGGGCTGCGTGGAGCTGCTCAACCGCAAGCTCACCGGCAACAACCTGCACCTGTACTTCAATCCGGGCCGCGACAGCCATGAAGATGCGCTGAAGGTGCACGGCATCAGCAACGAGTTCCTGAAGGACAAGCCCAGGTTCGCCGAGGTGGCGGACGAGATCCTGCAGTACCTGCAGGGGGCCGAGATCATCATCCACAACGCGGCGTTCGACGTGGGCTTCCTGAACAAGGAGCTGGAACTGACGGGACGCCCGGGCTTTCGCACGTACGTGGAGAGCGTGACCGACACGCTCGCCATGGCCAAGGAGATGTACCCGGGCAAGCGCAATTCGCTCGATGCCCTGTGCGACCGGCTGGGCGTGGACAACTCCGGCCGCACCCTGCACGGGGCGCTGCTGGATGCCGAGCTGCTGGCCGATGTCTACATCAACCTGACCCGTGGCCAGGATGCCCTGCTCATCGCCGATGATGCGCAGGAAGGCAGCGACGGCCTGAAGGTGGCCGCCATCGACCTGCGGCTGCTGAGCCTGCCCGTGCTGCGCGCCAGCGAGCAGGAGCAGACGGCCCATGCCGAAGTGCTGGCGCAGATCGACAAGGCCAGCGGAGGCAAAACAATTTGGAGAACTGTCCAGGCAGCTTGA
- a CDS encoding histone deacetylase family protein encodes MITFHNPLHQGHAPTHEFFRGERVPCFEKPARVDYVEEALRARGHGLTAPDVDSGPVLSQVHAQRYLAFLQTAWQQWMALDPANADVQPFPSVWPVRTLRSDLEPENFVARLGLYSMDNGTPMAPGTWAAAKAGADAAASAATRVARGVGAAFCCTRPPGHHAGPDFMGGYCFLNNAAVAVQVLRNEGARRVALLDVDYHHGNGTQSIFYDRSDVLFISMHGDPRTEYPFYLGHADETGTGEGTGFNLNLPLPAGTSAAAWFDALESACARIASHGADALVVSLGLDAFEGDPISRFALASSDFTRLGARLARLGLPAVFVLEGGYAAAELGTNAVNVLDGFEQG; translated from the coding sequence ATGATCACCTTTCACAACCCGCTGCACCAGGGACACGCTCCCACCCACGAATTCTTTCGCGGCGAACGCGTTCCCTGCTTCGAGAAGCCTGCGCGCGTGGACTATGTCGAAGAGGCACTGCGCGCGCGGGGCCACGGCCTCACGGCGCCGGATGTGGACAGCGGGCCCGTGCTGTCCCAGGTGCATGCGCAGCGCTATCTGGCCTTCCTGCAGACGGCCTGGCAGCAATGGATGGCGCTGGACCCCGCGAACGCCGATGTGCAGCCTTTTCCATCCGTGTGGCCCGTGCGCACCCTGCGCAGCGATCTGGAGCCGGAGAACTTCGTGGCGCGGCTTGGCCTGTACTCCATGGACAACGGCACGCCCATGGCCCCCGGCACCTGGGCGGCGGCCAAGGCAGGCGCGGATGCGGCCGCCAGTGCCGCCACCCGGGTGGCGCGGGGTGTGGGCGCGGCGTTTTGCTGCACACGCCCGCCAGGCCACCATGCCGGCCCGGACTTCATGGGGGGCTACTGCTTCCTGAACAACGCCGCCGTGGCGGTGCAGGTATTGCGCAACGAGGGCGCCCGGCGCGTGGCCCTGCTGGATGTCGACTATCACCATGGCAATGGCACGCAAAGCATCTTCTACGACCGCTCCGACGTGCTGTTCATCAGCATGCATGGCGACCCGCGCACGGAATACCCCTTTTACCTGGGCCATGCGGACGAAACCGGGACAGGAGAGGGCACGGGCTTCAATCTGAACCTGCCGCTGCCGGCAGGCACCAGCGCCGCCGCCTGGTTCGATGCGCTGGAAAGTGCCTGTGCGCGGATCGCCAGCCACGGGGCCGATGCCCTTGTGGTCTCGCTGGGGCTCGACGCGTTCGAGGGCGACCCCATTTCCCGCTTCGCACTCGCCTCGTCCGATTTCACCCGGCTGGGCGCGCGCCTCGCACGCCTGGGACTGCCCGCTGTCTTCGTTCTCGAAGGTGGCTACGCGGCGGCCGAGCTGGGAACCAATGCCGTCAATGTGCTCGACGGCTTCGAGCAAGGCTGA
- a CDS encoding NAD(P)/FAD-dependent oxidoreductase: MADVVDCVVVGAGVVGLAVARALALRGREVMVLESADAIGTGISSRNSEVIHAGLYYPTGSLKARLCVQGRDMLYAYCAERGVPHRRCGKLLVATSSGQLPGLESIQARAQANGVPDLRWLGRQEAQALEPALECVAALFSPSTGIVDSHALMLALQGDLEHAGGLVALNSPLAQAECAQNAIDLVASDGTRLRARTVVNAAGLHAPGLARRFAGLGADHVPHAHYAKGSYFTLSGKAPFSRLIYPVPEAAGLGVHLTLDLGGQAKFGPDVQWVDSPDDLLVDPARGDAFYAEVRKYWPALRDGALAPGYAGMRPKIHGPGEPAADFMIQGPAVHGVSGLVNLFGIESPGLTSALAIADHVATLV; this comes from the coding sequence ATGGCGGATGTAGTCGACTGTGTGGTGGTGGGGGCGGGCGTGGTCGGCCTGGCCGTGGCCCGGGCCCTGGCGCTGCGGGGCCGCGAGGTCATGGTGCTGGAATCCGCGGATGCGATAGGCACCGGCATCAGTTCGCGCAACAGCGAGGTCATCCATGCCGGGCTGTACTACCCCACCGGGTCGCTGAAAGCGCGGCTGTGCGTCCAAGGCCGGGACATGCTGTATGCCTACTGCGCCGAGCGTGGCGTGCCCCACCGCCGCTGCGGCAAGCTCCTGGTGGCAACCTCGTCGGGGCAGCTGCCTGGTCTTGAGTCCATCCAGGCACGGGCGCAAGCCAACGGCGTGCCGGATCTGCGCTGGCTCGGCCGCCAGGAAGCGCAGGCGCTGGAGCCCGCGCTGGAATGTGTCGCTGCATTGTTTTCGCCCAGTACTGGTATCGTGGACAGCCACGCCTTGATGCTCGCGCTGCAGGGCGACCTGGAGCATGCGGGGGGACTCGTGGCCCTCAATTCGCCCCTGGCGCAAGCGGAATGCGCGCAGAATGCTATTGATTTGGTAGCGTCTGATGGCACGCGTTTGCGAGCCCGTACCGTGGTCAATGCCGCAGGGCTGCACGCCCCCGGGCTGGCCCGCCGCTTTGCGGGGCTGGGAGCGGATCATGTGCCCCATGCCCACTACGCCAAGGGCAGCTATTTCACGCTGTCTGGCAAGGCACCCTTCAGCCGCTTGATCTACCCCGTGCCCGAGGCTGCCGGCCTGGGCGTGCACCTGACGCTGGATCTGGGCGGGCAGGCCAAGTTCGGCCCCGACGTGCAGTGGGTTGATTCGCCGGACGACCTGCTGGTCGACCCCGCACGCGGGGACGCGTTCTACGCCGAGGTCCGCAAGTACTGGCCCGCGCTGCGCGACGGAGCGCTGGCGCCCGGCTATGCGGGCATGCGCCCCAAGATCCATGGCCCCGGGGAACCCGCGGCGGACTTCATGATCCAGGGGCCCGCGGTGCACGGCGTCTCGGGCCTGGTGAACCTGTTTGGCATCGAATCCCCCGGCTTGACAAGCGCCCTGGCCATTGCGGACCATGTAGCCACGCTGGTCTGA
- a CDS encoding DUF883 family protein yields the protein MTASDTTTTQGELEKLVSDLRGLLANKDLDAVPEIKLLRQRLDDGMHNVRESAVRAAQDAARQAKDAALAADRYAHDEPWRVAGAALAVGALVGFLLARR from the coding sequence ATGACTGCTTCCGACACCACCACCACCCAGGGCGAACTGGAAAAGCTGGTTTCTGATCTGCGGGGGCTTCTCGCCAACAAGGATCTCGACGCGGTCCCTGAAATCAAGCTGCTGCGCCAGCGTCTGGACGACGGCATGCACAACGTGCGCGAATCCGCGGTGCGCGCGGCGCAGGATGCGGCCCGCCAGGCCAAGGATGCCGCCCTTGCGGCCGACCGCTATGCGCACGATGAACCATGGCGCGTGGCCGGGGCCGCGCTGGCCGTCGGCGCCCTGGTGGGCTTCCTGCTTGCGCGGCGCTGA